In Liolophura sinensis isolate JHLJ2023 chromosome 2, CUHK_Ljap_v2, whole genome shotgun sequence, a genomic segment contains:
- the LOC135462544 gene encoding multiple epidermal growth factor-like domains protein 10 → MGCGDLACRPGWRGPTCQKENIVYKATKVDSSSELSASNSDNLAFDGNLSSVFRSAIEANPSVTVRATSSRYPIQTIKIYNGATDLNDLSGFKIYVSASSDFINSKLCYRDTTAIGKSEYVINCTQPLTGLYIRLLVPKTTSLAIREMEVYRCGEYWFGSECDRLCNCRYNYDSCNGVTGACRRGCPDGRNGTDCYSECSAGRFGQQCQSICHCKEVTSCDKVDGTCDDQGCAAGFKGDNCQRACSYGEFGEGCEGKCHCYPVNNCDKETGQCAGDCQAGFKGYNCQQDCEIGKYGRNCAGVCHCKNLTSCNKVDGRCDALGCEAGYMGSYCNRECSSGWFGEKCQNSCHCKNRASCNHANGTCDTQGCTDGYKGDSCQEECETGSYGRNCERVCHCKNPASCNKVNGRCGTQGCEAGYQWPFCDRECTTGRFGEQCSYVCHCKHAISCNHVNGTCDEGGCAAGYKGDNCQEDPLSFNHFYGIRGLVVNVSAQHDSPGACYRWDCCVHPQLMLASSPIMSETVCH, encoded by the exons ATGGGTTGTGGGGATCTGGCATGTCGGCCGGGGTGGAGAGGACCCACGTGTCAGAAAG AAAATATTGTGTACAAAGCAACAAAAGTGGACTCAAGTAGTGAATTATCAGCGTCTAACAGTGACAACCTGGCCTTTGACGGGAATCTATCCTCTGTATTTCGTTCTGCAATCGAGGCTAACCCATCCGTGACAGTAAGAGCAACGAGCTCGAGATATCCCATTCAAACCATCAAGATATACAATGGAG CTACAGACCTAAATGACCTATCCGGTTTCAAGATCTACGTCAGCGCGTCGTCTGATTTCATTAACTCCAAACTGTGCTACAGAGATACCACGGCTATAGGAAAATCGGAGTACGTCATTAACTGTACACAGCCTTTGACTGGTCTTTACATCAGACTGCTCGTCCCCAAGACCACGAGCCTTGCCATCCGCGAAATGGAAGTATACA GATGTGGAGAATACTGGTTCGGAAGCGAGTGTGATCGTCTGTGTAACTGTCGGTATAACTACGACTCGTGTAACGGGGTAACAGGGGCGTGCCGGCGTGGATGCCCGGATGGACGCAACGGAACCGACTGTTATTCAG AATGTTCAGCTGGTAGATTTGGTCAACAATGTCAGAGTATCTGTCACTGTAAAGAGGTTACATCGTGTGACAAAGTGGACGGCACTTGTGACGACCAGGGCTGTGCTGCCGggttcaagggagacaactgtcagCGAG CCTGCAGTTATGGAGAGTTTGGAGAAGGCTGTGAAGGAAAGTGTCACTGTTACCCGGTCAACAATTGTGACAAGGAGACTGGACAGTGTGCGGGGGATTGCCAAGCGGGATTCAAGGGATACAATTGTCAGCAAG ATTGTGAGATCGGAAAATATGGGAGGAACTGCGCAGGAGTTTGTCACTGCAAGAACTTGACGTCGTGTAACAAAGTGGACGGAAGATGTGATGCACTGGGCTGTGAAGCAGGGTACATGGGATCATATTGTAACAGAG AATGTTCATCTGGATGGTTCGGAGAAAAATGTCAGAACAGTTGTCATTGTAAAAACAGAGCCTCATGTAACCATGCCAACGGAACTTGTGACACACAGGGATGCACTGATGGATATAAAGGAGACAGCTGCCAAGAAG AGTGCGAGACCGGAAGTTACGGGAGGAACTGTGAAAGAGTTTGTCACTGTAAAAACCCGGCTTCCTGTAACAAGGTGAACGGGCGATGTGGCACACAGGGATGTGAAGCAGGGTACCAATGGCCATTTTGTGATAGAG AATGTACGACTGGCCGGTTCGGGGAGCAATGTTCGTATGTATGTCACTGTAAGCACGCCATCTCGTGTAACCATGTCAACGGAACATGTGACGAAGGTGGCTGCGCTGCTggatacaagggagataattgtcAAGAAG ATCCTTTATCCTTCAATCACTTTTATGGcatccgtggcctagtggttaacgTTTCGGCGCAGCACGACAGCCCAGGGGCCTGTTACCGTTGGGATTGTTGTGTTCATCCCCAgttgatgctggcttcctccccgatCATGTCTGAGACGGTTTGTCACTGA
- the LOC135463169 gene encoding cell death abnormality protein 1-like: protein MDCGHLGCRPGWSGPTCQKENIVYKAGTVESSSELSASNSDNLAFDGNLASVFRSDIEANPHVTVRATGYPYVIHTIKIYNGATDLNDLSGFEIYVSESSDFINSKLCYRDNTAIGKSQYVINCTQPLTGPYIKLLVPKNTSLAIRDMEVYRCGEYWFGIECDRLCNCRYAPTWCNGVTGACPYGCPDGRNGTDCYSECSAGRFGEECQGICHCKNIASCDIVDGTCDDQGCAAGFKGDNCQQACSYGEFGEHCEGKCHCKWGVDCNKETGQCVGDCQAGFKGDNCQEDCQIGNYGTNCAGVCHCKNLTSCNKVDGRCDALGCEAGYMGSYCNTECSAGRFGENCEYSCHCENIASCNHANGSCDSQGCADGFKGDSCQEECETGSYGRNCERICHCKNSASCNKVYGWCDTLGCEAGYHGFLCDRECSTGWFGEQCQYRCHCKKAISCNHVNGTCDEGGCATGYKGDNCQEETASIEGRPKYNEASSKGLLVGVCVLAGISFVVTLYAAIATVKGRGWYIRLQQEVRSRYGSAQVPRGERSSEIYENIH, encoded by the exons ATGGATTGCGGGCATCTCGGATGTCGGCCCGGGTGGAGCGGTCCCACGTGTCAGAAAG AAAATATTGTGTACAAAGCCGGAACAGTGGAATCGAGTAGTGAATTATCAGCGTCTAACAGTGACAACCTGGCCTTTGACGGGAATCTGGCCTCTGTATTTCGTTCTGATATAGAGGCTAACCCGCACGTGACAGTAAGAGCAACGGGGTACCCATATGTCATACACACCATTAAGATATACAATGGAG CTACAGACCTAAATGACCTATCCGGTTTCGAGATCTACGTTAGCGAGTCGTCTGATTTCATTAACTCCAAACTGTGCTACAGAGATAACACGGCTATTGGAAAATCACAGTACGTCATCAACTGTACACAGCCTTTGACTGGTCCTTACATCAAACTGCTCGTCCCCAAGAACACGAGCCTTGCCATCCGCGATATGGAAGTATACA GATGTGGAGAATACTGGTTCGGAATCGAGTGTGATCGTCTGTGTAACTGTCGGTATGCTCCCACATGGTGTAACGGGGTAACAGGGGCGTGCCCGTACGGATGCCCGGATGGACGCAACGGAACTGACTGTTATTCAG AATGTTCAGCAGGTAGATTTGGTGAAGAATGCCAGGGTATCTGTCACTGTAAAAACATTGCATCGTGTGACATAGTGGATGGGACTTGTGACGACCAGGGTTGTGCTGCCGggttcaagggagacaactgtcagCAAG CCTGCAGTTATGGAGAGTTTGGAGAACACTGTGAAGGGAAGTGTCACTGTAAGTGGGGCGTCGATTGCAACAAGGAGACTGGACAGTGTGTGGGAGATTGTCAAGCGGGATTCAAAGGAGACAATTGTCAGGAAG ATTGCCAGATCGGAAACTATGGGACGAACTGTGCAGGAGTTTGTCACTGCAAGAACTTGACGTCGTGTAACAAAGTGGACGGAAGATGTGATGCACTGGGCTGTGAAGCAGGGTACATGGGATCATATTGTAACACAG AATGTTCAGCTGGACGGTTCGGAGAAAATTGTGAGTACAGTTGTCACtgtgaaaacatagcctcatgTAACCATGCCAACGGATCATGTGACTCACAGGGATGCGCTgatggatttaaaggagacagcTGCCAAGAAG AATGCGAGACCGGAAGTTACGGGAGGAACTGTGAAAGAATTTGTCACTGTAAGAACTCGGCGTCGTGTAACAAGGTGTACGGATGGTGTGACACACTGGGCTGTGAGGCGGGATACCACGGGTTTTTGTGTGATAGAG AATGTTCGACCGGCTGGTTCGGAGAGCAATGTCAGTACAGATGTCACTGTAAGAAAGCCATCTCGTGTAACCACGTCAATGGGACATGTGATGAAGGTGGCTGCGCTACTggatacaagggagataattgtcAAGAAG AGACGGCTAGTATCGaaggtaggcctaaatacaACGAAGCTTCATCCAAAGGTCTTCTGGTCGGTGTGTGTGTGCTGGCGGGGATTTCCTTCGTCGTAACGTTGTATGCTGCTATCGCCACTGTCAAGGGACGCGGCTGGTATATAAGACTTCAGCAAGAGGTCAGGTCACGTTATGGTTCCGCCCAG GTGCCACGAGGAGAAAGAAGCTCGGAGATCTACGAAAACATTCACTAG